In Methylocystis echinoides, one genomic interval encodes:
- a CDS encoding bifunctional [glutamine synthetase] adenylyltransferase/[glutamine synthetase]-adenylyl-L-tyrosine phosphorylase produces the protein MTRDANALIDRARVIIAPADAGKAQQALDRVLEKDTGALAAFLAESPKARDLLFGVFGSSPYLTDLAARDPARLAGLLAADPKTRVAGLVEAARGLKTDDEAELMRRVRLIKQEAALVIALADLSKAWETLEATEALTRIADATLSAAIRFTLRQAQHAGKLELADQRDPERGSGWIFLGMGKGGAFELNYSSDIDLIVFFDRARARVADPLEDVDLFVKLTKRIVKIMSDGTSEGYVFRTDLRLRPDPGATPIAIPLEAALSYYESMGQNWERAAFIKARPVAGDIYAGEQFLEELAPFIWRKYFDFAAIADVHSIKRQIHAHKGHGKIAVLGHNIKLGRGGIREIEFFVQTQQLITGGRDKRLRGRATLPMLDQLVDSGWVEARARDDLREAYLFLRDVEHRIQMVADEQKHTLPETAEGVETIARMMGFSGFDDFAEALLKRLDVVQGHYARLFESAPQLSSTGGNLVFTGGDDDPGTIETLARMGYKDPKMVTATIRGWHFGRYAATRSTVARERLTELTPSLLEALAATENADQAFLAFDKLIQKLPAGVQLFSLLVSQPRLLQLIAAITGSAPKLSATISRRPRVLDALMEPAFFQSVPSEDDLRARLAAQFAEARSYEDALDRARIFGQEQKFLIGVRVLTGSVSVAEAGAAYSRLAETLIAALFDVVRREFEKVHGRIDGGAAAVVAMGKLGGREMTAASDLDLMLLYDADPLAESVGGERALYTPQYYARLTQRLITALSAPTAEGLLYETDFRLRPSGNKGPIAVSLASFVSYQSEEAWTWEHMALTRARVIAGPADFAARVEDAIVAALTLPRSPEKLKTDALAMRRLLEKEKGSTNPWEVKQVAGGLIDIEFLAQYLMLLHGAARPEVFSTTTPDALVRLRDARLLDPGAAEALLAAYRLYQGLLQLLRLAIDGAFQPADAPRGLADLLLRVGDSPNLSHLEALLAETERKTREIFVTVVGPVKGAEMSGGRELSDARPRA, from the coding sequence GTGACGCGCGACGCCAACGCCCTCATTGACCGGGCGAGAGTCATTATCGCCCCCGCCGACGCCGGCAAGGCCCAGCAGGCGCTCGACCGCGTGCTCGAGAAGGACACGGGCGCGCTCGCCGCTTTCCTCGCCGAAAGCCCGAAGGCGCGCGATCTGCTCTTCGGCGTCTTCGGCTCTTCGCCTTACCTCACCGACCTCGCGGCGCGCGACCCGGCGCGGCTCGCGGGCCTGCTCGCCGCCGACCCGAAGACGCGCGTCGCGGGGCTCGTCGAGGCGGCCCGCGGCCTCAAAACGGACGACGAAGCCGAGCTGATGCGGCGGGTGCGCCTCATCAAGCAGGAGGCGGCGCTCGTCATCGCCCTTGCCGACCTCTCCAAGGCCTGGGAGACGCTCGAGGCGACCGAAGCCCTGACTCGAATCGCCGACGCGACGCTTTCCGCCGCGATCCGCTTCACCCTGCGGCAGGCTCAGCACGCCGGCAAGCTGGAGCTCGCCGACCAGCGCGATCCCGAACGCGGCTCGGGCTGGATTTTCCTCGGCATGGGCAAGGGCGGCGCCTTCGAGCTGAACTATTCGTCCGACATCGACCTCATCGTCTTTTTCGACCGCGCCCGCGCCCGCGTCGCCGATCCGCTGGAGGACGTCGACCTCTTCGTGAAGCTCACGAAGCGAATAGTGAAAATCATGAGCGACGGGACGAGCGAGGGCTATGTGTTTCGCACCGATCTGCGGCTGCGGCCCGATCCCGGCGCGACGCCGATCGCCATCCCGCTCGAAGCGGCGCTCTCCTATTACGAAAGCATGGGCCAGAACTGGGAGCGCGCCGCTTTCATCAAGGCGCGCCCGGTCGCCGGCGACATTTACGCCGGCGAGCAATTCCTCGAAGAACTGGCGCCCTTCATCTGGCGCAAATATTTCGACTTCGCGGCCATCGCCGATGTCCACTCGATCAAGCGCCAGATCCACGCCCACAAGGGCCATGGCAAAATCGCCGTGCTCGGCCACAACATCAAATTGGGCCGCGGCGGCATTCGCGAGATCGAATTCTTCGTGCAGACGCAGCAGCTCATCACCGGCGGTCGCGACAAGCGCCTGCGCGGCCGCGCGACGCTCCCCATGCTCGATCAACTTGTGGATAGCGGCTGGGTGGAGGCGCGGGCGCGCGACGATCTGCGCGAGGCCTATCTCTTCCTGCGCGACGTCGAGCATCGCATCCAGATGGTCGCCGACGAGCAGAAGCACACGCTGCCTGAAACAGCCGAGGGCGTCGAGACCATCGCCCGCATGATGGGCTTTTCGGGGTTCGACGACTTCGCCGAGGCGCTGCTGAAGCGTCTCGATGTCGTGCAGGGCCATTACGCGCGCCTCTTCGAGAGCGCGCCGCAACTGTCGTCTACGGGCGGCAATCTGGTCTTCACCGGCGGCGACGACGATCCGGGCACGATCGAAACGCTCGCGCGGATGGGTTACAAGGACCCCAAGATGGTCACCGCGACCATTCGCGGCTGGCACTTCGGCCGCTACGCCGCGACGCGCTCGACGGTCGCGCGCGAGCGCCTCACCGAACTCACGCCGTCGCTGCTCGAAGCCCTCGCCGCGACGGAAAACGCCGACCAGGCCTTCCTCGCCTTCGACAAGCTTATTCAGAAACTGCCGGCCGGCGTGCAGCTCTTCTCGCTGCTCGTTTCGCAGCCGCGCCTGCTGCAGCTCATCGCGGCGATCACCGGCTCGGCGCCGAAACTCTCGGCCACCATTTCGAGACGCCCGCGCGTGCTCGATGCGCTGATGGAGCCCGCCTTTTTCCAAAGCGTCCCGAGCGAGGACGACCTGCGCGCGCGGCTCGCCGCGCAATTTGCAGAGGCGCGCTCCTATGAGGACGCGCTCGACCGCGCCCGCATCTTCGGGCAGGAGCAGAAATTTCTCATCGGCGTGCGCGTGCTGACCGGCTCGGTGTCGGTGGCGGAGGCTGGGGCCGCCTATTCGCGCTTGGCGGAAACGCTCATCGCAGCCTTGTTCGACGTCGTCCGCCGCGAGTTCGAAAAGGTCCATGGGCGCATAGACGGCGGCGCGGCCGCGGTGGTCGCCATGGGCAAGCTCGGCGGCCGCGAGATGACCGCGGCTTCCGATCTCGATTTAATGCTCCTCTACGACGCCGACCCGCTCGCCGAGTCCGTCGGCGGCGAGCGCGCGCTTTATACGCCGCAATATTATGCACGGCTGACGCAGCGGCTGATCACCGCGCTCTCGGCGCCGACGGCCGAGGGCCTTCTTTACGAGACTGACTTCCGCCTGCGGCCCTCCGGCAACAAGGGGCCGATCGCGGTGAGCCTCGCTTCTTTCGTCAGTTATCAGTCAGAAGAGGCCTGGACCTGGGAGCATATGGCCCTGACCCGCGCGCGCGTGATCGCCGGGCCGGCGGATTTCGCGGCGCGCGTCGAGGACGCGATCGTCGCGGCGCTGACCCTTCCGCGCAGCCCCGAGAAACTGAAGACGGACGCGCTCGCCATGCGCCGGCTCTTGGAGAAGGAGAAGGGGTCGACAAATCCCTGGGAGGTCAAGCAGGTCGCCGGCGGGCTGATCGACATCGAGTTTTTGGCCCAATATCTGATGCTTCTGCATGGCGCGGCGCGCCCGGAGGTCTTCTCGACCACGACGCCCGACGCGCTTGTCAGGCTCCGCGACGCACGCCTGCTCGATCCCGGCGCCGCCGAGGCGCTTCTTGCCGCCTATCGTCTGTATCAGGGCCTTCTGCAATTGCTGCGGCTCGCGATCGACGGCGCCTTCCAGCCGGCAGACGCGCCGCGCGGTCTGGCGGATCTCCTGCTGCGCGTCGGCGACTCTCCCAACCTCTCGCATCTCGAAGCGCTGTTGGCGGAGACGGAGAGGAAGACCCGGGAGATCTTCGTAACGGTCGTCGGCCCTGTGAAAGGCGCGGAAATGTCCGGCGGCAGGGAGTTGTCAGACGCTCGCCCGCGAGCATAG
- a CDS encoding peptidylprolyl isomerase, translating to MSHARKNARSLTRATFGTIGLVVLMASAAPAQAKVLAKVNGVEITDDDLKIAIEDLGPGIPHQLQGKARDSYVLDFLIDEQLVVQKAQADKLAETPDFAKKMAYLRDKALMETLLGNVAKAAATDAAIKATYDEAAKNQKPETEYHAHHILVPTEEEAKKALARVKGGEDFSKVAGEVSKDPGSKGGDLGWFTKDRMVPEFGDAAAKMKPGEISEPVKTQFGWHIIKLDESRPKVFPPLDQIKDQVARYVVQKAQSDLVMKLREGAKIERTEPPVDADKAAPAAPAAPAPKK from the coding sequence ATGTCACATGCCCGCAAGAATGCGCGTTCCCTGACCCGCGCCACGTTCGGGACGATCGGCCTCGTCGTCCTGATGGCGAGCGCCGCGCCGGCGCAGGCAAAGGTTCTGGCCAAGGTCAACGGCGTCGAGATCACCGACGACGATTTGAAGATCGCTATCGAAGATCTGGGACCCGGCATTCCGCACCAGCTCCAGGGAAAGGCGCGCGACAGCTATGTGCTCGACTTCCTCATCGACGAGCAGCTCGTCGTGCAGAAGGCGCAGGCCGACAAGCTCGCCGAGACGCCGGATTTCGCCAAGAAAATGGCTTATCTGCGCGACAAGGCGCTGATGGAGACGCTGCTCGGCAATGTCGCCAAGGCGGCGGCCACCGACGCGGCGATCAAGGCGACCTATGACGAGGCCGCCAAGAACCAGAAGCCCGAAACCGAATATCACGCTCATCACATCCTCGTGCCGACCGAGGAGGAGGCGAAGAAGGCCCTGGCGCGCGTGAAGGGCGGCGAGGACTTCTCGAAGGTCGCCGGCGAAGTGTCGAAGGATCCGGGCTCCAAGGGCGGCGACCTCGGCTGGTTCACCAAGGACCGCATGGTGCCGGAATTCGGCGACGCCGCCGCCAAGATGAAGCCGGGCGAGATTTCCGAGCCGGTGAAGACCCAGTTCGGCTGGCACATCATCAAGCTCGACGAGTCGCGCCCGAAGGTCTTCCCGCCGCTGGATCAGATCAAGGATCAGGTCGCCCGCTATGTCGTGCAGAAGGCGCAGAGCGATCTCGTGATGAAGCTGCGCGAAGGCGCCAAGATCGAGCGCACGGAGCCGCCGGTCGACGCCGACAAGGCCGCTCCGGCGGCGCCCGCCGCCCCCGCCCCGAAGAAGTAA
- a CDS encoding patatin, which produces MAKPTYEIGLVLSGAISAGAYSAGVIDFLIEALDAYEAAKARPDWDGPTHDVRIPIMGGASAGGMTAAIAALHAFHDLQHVWPGEPLPQPPANRLYSSWVHDIDILRLLETTDLDGTQSKKGVRSLLCCDVIDEIVANAFNLSGALRQAHWVGRGDDRALRVFLTLTNLRGVPYSFQLFGSDDPRRYGMLNHGDYLDFKIGVSPAPAAGAYALDVRQTGPGDWDLYRTGAKATGAFPVGLAPRFISRKAADYWSSLRVGLENDDAFSPVFPDDWVKANDPYAFVSADGGTIDNEPLELVRRYLAGPGERNARSAERANRSVIMISPFPNLQKTTYEGRGERIVDIAPRLFSTLIDQARFKPDELMLAENERVYSRYMIAPERPRNRNPESKLYPIACGVLGGFGGFLHRSFRHHDYLLGRRNAQAFFRANFSLPVTNPLFAEFPEARRDKWLVRDIVSGALRTHRTAEGEQPGLPIIPLTPELTKEIVIGDADLPRPQVFDNPAVSGQLRAAIDARASRVVDVLVDNDLSAMISGRFGYFKRLGAKYFGADVLSTKFAEAIFDPGGALDAVRNAFYET; this is translated from the coding sequence GTGGCCAAACCCACCTATGAAATTGGTCTCGTTCTTTCGGGCGCCATTTCGGCCGGCGCCTATTCGGCCGGCGTCATCGACTTTCTCATCGAAGCGCTCGACGCCTATGAGGCCGCGAAGGCGCGGCCCGATTGGGACGGCCCGACCCATGACGTGCGGATCCCGATCATGGGCGGGGCCTCGGCCGGCGGCATGACGGCGGCGATCGCCGCGCTGCACGCCTTTCACGACCTCCAGCATGTCTGGCCGGGCGAGCCGCTTCCGCAGCCGCCCGCCAACCGCCTTTACTCGAGCTGGGTCCACGACATCGACATTTTGCGGCTTCTGGAGACGACCGATCTCGACGGAACGCAGTCGAAAAAGGGCGTGCGCTCACTTCTGTGCTGCGACGTCATCGACGAGATTGTCGCCAACGCCTTTAATCTGAGCGGCGCGCTGCGTCAGGCCCATTGGGTCGGTCGCGGCGACGACCGCGCCTTGCGGGTTTTCCTGACGCTCACCAATTTGCGGGGCGTGCCCTATTCGTTTCAGCTTTTTGGCTCGGACGATCCGCGTCGCTACGGCATGCTCAACCATGGCGACTATCTCGATTTCAAGATCGGCGTCTCACCGGCGCCGGCGGCCGGGGCCTATGCGCTCGACGTCCGACAGACCGGCCCCGGGGACTGGGATCTTTATCGCACCGGCGCCAAGGCGACGGGGGCCTTTCCGGTCGGCCTCGCGCCGCGATTCATTTCGCGCAAGGCGGCAGATTATTGGAGCAGCCTGCGCGTGGGACTCGAAAATGACGACGCCTTCTCGCCCGTTTTTCCGGATGACTGGGTGAAGGCGAACGACCCTTACGCCTTCGTTTCCGCTGACGGCGGCACGATCGACAATGAGCCGCTGGAACTGGTGCGGCGTTATCTCGCGGGGCCCGGCGAGCGCAATGCGCGCAGCGCCGAGAGGGCCAACCGTTCCGTGATCATGATCTCGCCCTTTCCGAATTTGCAGAAGACAACCTATGAGGGGCGCGGGGAGCGGATCGTGGACATTGCGCCCCGGCTTTTCTCGACGCTCATCGACCAGGCGCGCTTCAAGCCGGACGAGCTAATGCTCGCCGAGAACGAACGGGTCTACTCGCGCTACATGATCGCGCCAGAGCGTCCGCGCAACCGTAACCCCGAATCCAAGCTCTATCCGATCGCCTGTGGCGTGCTCGGCGGCTTCGGCGGCTTTCTGCATCGTTCCTTTCGCCACCACGATTATTTGCTCGGCCGACGCAACGCGCAGGCGTTCTTCCGCGCGAATTTTTCGCTTCCGGTCACAAATCCGCTGTTCGCCGAGTTTCCCGAGGCGCGCCGCGACAAATGGCTGGTGCGGGATATCGTCAGCGGCGCCTTGCGAACGCATCGGACGGCGGAGGGGGAGCAACCCGGCTTGCCGATCATTCCGCTGACGCCGGAACTGACGAAGGAAATCGTCATCGGGGACGCCGATCTGCCGCGCCCGCAAGTCTTCGATAATCCCGCGGTCTCCGGCCAGCTGAGGGCGGCGATCGACGCCCGCGCCTCGCGCGTGGTCGACGTGCTCGTCGACAATGACCTCAGCGCGATGATTTCGGGACGGTTCGGCTACTTCAAGCGTCTCGGCGCCAAATATTTCGGCGCCGACGTCCTGTCGACGAAATTCGCCGAGGCCATTTTCGACCCCGGAGGCGCGCTCGACGCTGTGAGAAACGCCTTCTACGAGACGTAA
- the argJ gene encoding bifunctional glutamate N-acetyltransferase/amino-acid acetyltransferase ArgJ — protein MAHTAPLSPLAPQTLPEVPQLEGVRFAAGAAGVRYAGRTDVMLAVLDAGATVAGVFTKSKCPSAPVDWCRARLKGGKAKALLVNSGNANAFTGRVGADAVKLSAKIAAAATGASERQIFIASTGVIGEPLDATKFDGVLEKLAHEARPDAWLEAARAIMTTDTFPKLATRKAVISGVDVTISGMAKGAGMIAPDMATMLSFVFTDAPIAADALQAMLSKSAQGSFNSITVDSDTSTSDTLLLFATGAAKKRGAPKIDKASDKRLADFKRALDEVLLDLAHQVVKDGEGARKFVEVTVTGAENAKAAKRIALAIANSPLVKTAIAGEDANWGRVVMAVGKAGERAERDKLAIWFGGVRVAHKGLRDPAYNEQEVSQIMKRQEIVVNVDIGLGAGAATVWTCDLTKEYVAINGDYRS, from the coding sequence ATGGCTCACACCGCCCCGCTTTCTCCGCTCGCGCCGCAAACCCTCCCGGAGGTTCCGCAGCTCGAGGGCGTACGCTTCGCCGCCGGCGCCGCAGGCGTGCGCTACGCCGGGCGCACCGACGTCATGCTGGCGGTTCTCGACGCCGGCGCAACGGTTGCGGGCGTCTTCACCAAATCCAAATGTCCCTCCGCGCCCGTCGACTGGTGCCGCGCCCGGCTCAAAGGCGGCAAGGCGAAGGCGCTGCTCGTCAATTCCGGCAACGCCAACGCCTTTACCGGCAGGGTCGGGGCCGACGCCGTGAAGCTCTCCGCCAAGATCGCCGCCGCCGCCACGGGCGCGAGCGAACGGCAGATTTTCATCGCCTCGACCGGCGTCATCGGCGAGCCGCTCGACGCGACGAAATTCGACGGCGTGCTGGAGAAGCTCGCCCACGAGGCGCGGCCGGACGCGTGGCTCGAGGCCGCCCGCGCCATCATGACCACGGACACCTTTCCAAAGCTCGCGACGCGCAAAGCGGTCATCTCGGGCGTCGACGTGACGATCAGCGGCATGGCCAAGGGCGCCGGCATGATCGCGCCCGACATGGCGACGATGCTCTCTTTCGTCTTCACCGACGCGCCCATCGCGGCGGACGCCTTGCAGGCCATGCTATCGAAGTCGGCGCAGGGGTCGTTCAATTCCATCACTGTCGACAGCGACACATCGACCTCGGATACGCTGCTGCTCTTCGCCACCGGCGCCGCCAAGAAACGCGGCGCGCCCAAGATCGACAAGGCGAGCGACAAGCGCCTGGCCGACTTCAAGCGCGCGCTCGACGAAGTGCTGCTCGATCTCGCGCATCAGGTGGTGAAGGACGGCGAAGGCGCCCGCAAATTCGTCGAGGTGACCGTGACGGGGGCCGAAAACGCCAAAGCGGCCAAGCGCATCGCGCTCGCGATCGCCAATTCGCCGCTCGTCAAGACCGCCATCGCCGGCGAGGACGCCAATTGGGGCCGCGTCGTGATGGCGGTCGGCAAGGCCGGCGAACGCGCCGAACGCGACAAGCTCGCCATCTGGTTCGGCGGCGTGCGGGTCGCTCACAAGGGCCTGCGCGATCCCGCTTACAATGAGCAGGAAGTGTCGCAGATCATGAAGCGGCAGGAAATCGTCGTGAATGTCGACATCGGCCTCGGCGCCGGCGCCGCGACGGTATGGACCTGTGATTTGACCAAGGAATATGTCGCGATCAACGGCGACTATCGAAGCTGA
- a CDS encoding carboxypeptidase regulatory-like domain-containing protein, with translation MVFARIFPVVFFPLFLAACNSAPAPQVSFDPAEAAFINKPGKTTITGQAFLPDKTGHVNVRFASGEVVRLIPATRYSRARLDYYFHGAKFAPALSVPKNDPDPGYLSHTRATKAGSTGRFVFENVPPGDYFLSTQVIWKPDGAFLSEGGLIYEEVTVTGAETKPVEVIVSGK, from the coding sequence ATGGTTTTCGCGCGTATCTTTCCCGTCGTGTTTTTTCCGCTTTTCCTTGCCGCCTGCAATTCAGCGCCGGCGCCGCAGGTTAGTTTCGACCCGGCCGAGGCGGCCTTCATCAACAAGCCCGGAAAGACGACGATTACCGGACAGGCCTTCCTGCCCGACAAGACCGGCCATGTGAATGTCCGCTTTGCGTCCGGCGAGGTGGTGCGGCTCATTCCCGCGACGCGCTATTCCCGGGCGCGGCTCGATTATTATTTCCACGGCGCGAAGTTCGCGCCGGCCCTATCCGTCCCCAAGAACGACCCCGATCCCGGCTATCTCTCCCATACGCGCGCGACCAAGGCCGGCTCCACGGGGCGCTTCGTTTTCGAAAATGTGCCGCCGGGCGACTATTTCCTCTCGACGCAGGTGATCTGGAAGCCGGACGGCGCCTTTCTGTCGGAGGGCGGCCTGATATATGAGGAGGTGACCGTCACCGGCGCGGAGACCAAGCCCGTGGAGGTCATCGTCTCCGGCAAATAA
- a CDS encoding (deoxy)nucleoside triphosphate pyrophosphohydrolase: MKLLLVVACALVDADNRVLIAQRPEGKQLAGLWEFPGGKLDPGERPEEALIRELAEELSIAVKAPCLAPLTFASHAYDDFHLLMPLYVCRKWEGFVAPTEGQAVKWVRARDLRQYDMPPADAPLVSPLIDLLG, encoded by the coding sequence ATGAAACTTCTTCTCGTCGTCGCCTGCGCGCTTGTCGACGCGGACAATCGCGTGCTGATCGCGCAGCGGCCCGAGGGCAAACAGCTCGCGGGGCTCTGGGAATTTCCCGGCGGCAAGCTCGATCCCGGCGAGCGGCCGGAAGAGGCGCTGATCCGCGAACTTGCGGAGGAGTTGAGCATCGCCGTGAAGGCCCCCTGCCTCGCGCCGCTCACCTTCGCGAGCCACGCCTATGACGACTTCCACCTGCTGATGCCGCTCTACGTCTGCCGCAAATGGGAGGGCTTCGTCGCGCCCACGGAAGGGCAGGCGGTGAAATGGGTGCGCGCGCGCGATCTGCGCCAATACGACATGCCGCCGGCCGACGCGCCGCTCGTCTCGCCGCTGATTGATCTGCTGGGATAG
- a CDS encoding DUF2252 family protein has protein sequence MTENALTQADSSAHSRREDYKRGKRLREATPREALADFCPPADRDPLAVIDTTLGDRLASLRELRLKLMAESPFAFLRGAADVMAFDLAHQRAPGVTAQACGDCHLMNFGAFLSPEGNVLFDVNDFDETLPQIDIVCDLRRLAASVAVAATDMGYSAGEARKFARRGVRAYRERMLELAVMSPMEIWNVRVRLRELLRFLSDRVLHDRLSAAIYAGKGPQDRIDGLPKIARTQDGWRFVEKPPKLVHLDKMSDPEARIDLGALFARLIAGGLQEPVATLLKRYRLCDTAFKAVGVGSVGTFCAIGLFISEDEQPLALQVKEAKASVLERFGFARWPGSQGKRVTAGQRVMQAASDIFLASVDDPEADGRFYLRHLKTRRLGSISELLKDQAFPRYVELCGYTLARAHARSSRPARLAGYMGKGEAFDDALASFAMLYAQQTQNDLAVFRTAYGAA, from the coding sequence ATGACCGAGAACGCTCTAACCCAAGCCGACTCCTCCGCCCACAGCCGTCGGGAGGACTATAAGCGCGGGAAGCGGCTGCGCGAGGCGACGCCCCGCGAAGCCTTGGCCGATTTTTGCCCGCCAGCGGACCGTGACCCGCTCGCCGTCATCGACACGACGCTCGGCGACCGGCTGGCGTCGTTGCGCGAGCTGCGGCTCAAGCTGATGGCCGAGTCGCCCTTCGCCTTCCTGCGCGGCGCCGCCGACGTCATGGCCTTCGACCTCGCCCACCAACGCGCGCCGGGCGTCACGGCGCAGGCCTGCGGCGACTGCCATCTGATGAATTTCGGCGCCTTCCTGTCGCCGGAGGGCAATGTGCTCTTCGACGTCAACGACTTCGACGAGACGCTGCCGCAGATCGACATTGTCTGCGACCTCCGTCGTCTGGCGGCGAGCGTCGCCGTCGCCGCGACGGACATGGGCTATTCGGCAGGGGAGGCGCGAAAATTCGCGCGGCGCGGCGTCAGGGCCTATCGGGAGCGCATGCTCGAGCTCGCCGTCATGTCCCCCATGGAAATCTGGAACGTGCGGGTGCGTCTGCGCGAACTACTGAGATTTCTGAGCGACCGGGTTCTGCACGACAGGCTGAGCGCCGCGATCTATGCGGGCAAGGGTCCGCAGGACAGGATCGACGGCCTGCCGAAGATCGCGCGCACGCAGGACGGCTGGCGCTTCGTCGAGAAGCCCCCCAAACTTGTCCATCTCGACAAGATGAGCGACCCCGAGGCGCGCATCGATCTCGGGGCGCTGTTCGCGCGTCTCATCGCTGGCGGCCTTCAGGAGCCGGTCGCCACGCTTCTCAAACGCTACCGCCTCTGCGACACCGCCTTCAAGGCCGTCGGCGTCGGCAGCGTCGGGACATTTTGCGCCATCGGTCTGTTCATCTCGGAGGACGAGCAGCCCTTGGCGCTTCAGGTGAAAGAGGCCAAGGCTTCCGTGCTCGAGCGCTTCGGCTTCGCGCGCTGGCCGGGCTCCCAGGGCAAACGCGTGACGGCCGGTCAGCGCGTCATGCAGGCCGCAAGCGACATCTTCCTCGCGAGCGTCGACGATCCGGAAGCCGACGGGCGCTTCTACCTGCGCCATCTCAAGACGCGCCGTCTCGGCTCGATCTCGGAATTGCTGAAGGATCAGGCCTTCCCGCGCTATGTGGAGCTCTGCGGCTATACGCTGGCGCGCGCCCATGCGCGGTCGTCCCGGCCGGCGCGGCTCGCCGGCTACATGGGCAAAGGCGAAGCCTTCGACGACGCGCTGGCGTCTTTCGCCATGCTTTATGCGCAGCAGACGCAGAATGATCTCGCTGTCTTCCGAACGGCCTACGGCGCCGCGTGA
- a CDS encoding HWE histidine kinase domain-containing protein, with the protein MTETSSLQKRAAPAPVAAACEACRDPAYALERMQLALDAGRTGVWDWNLVTGEVHIDARVRQLWGLDDETEPNFDVFRNALHPQDRRRTKEAVGLALDPGQDGDYEIEYRVIGMQDRIERWVAIRGRTFFEGGRAVRILGTARDITERKMREHHVRVLLRELVHRSKNLLAVVQAMSRQTAAGAPSVEDFQRKFSARLQALSMAHDLLVSQDWRGASMHDLVRAQMAYCLDVAKDNVAEHAEIEGPKLMLKPEAAQNIGLALHELATNALSYGALSRPEGGISLKWGLEDGRLVIEWRESGGPALATPPREGFGHKVVKRLVAQALDGEATLSFPPDGLVWTLSIPASFAMIRE; encoded by the coding sequence TTGACTGAAACGAGCTCACTCCAGAAGCGCGCCGCGCCGGCGCCTGTCGCCGCAGCCTGCGAGGCTTGCCGCGATCCCGCCTATGCGCTGGAGCGCATGCAATTGGCGCTCGACGCCGGGCGCACCGGCGTCTGGGATTGGAATCTCGTCACGGGCGAAGTCCATATCGACGCGCGCGTGCGTCAGCTATGGGGCCTCGACGACGAAACGGAGCCAAACTTCGACGTTTTTCGCAATGCGCTCCATCCGCAGGACCGCCGCCGCACCAAGGAGGCTGTTGGCCTGGCGCTCGATCCCGGGCAGGACGGCGATTACGAAATCGAGTATCGCGTCATCGGCATGCAGGACAGGATCGAGCGCTGGGTGGCGATCCGCGGCCGCACCTTTTTCGAGGGTGGACGCGCCGTGCGCATCCTCGGCACCGCGCGCGACATCACCGAGCGCAAGATGCGCGAACATCACGTGCGCGTGCTGCTGCGCGAGCTGGTGCATCGCTCGAAAAATCTTCTTGCCGTCGTGCAGGCCATGTCGCGGCAGACCGCTGCGGGCGCGCCCTCGGTCGAGGACTTCCAGCGCAAGTTCAGCGCGCGATTGCAGGCGCTGTCGATGGCGCATGATCTGCTCGTGTCGCAGGACTGGCGCGGCGCGTCGATGCACGATCTCGTGCGTGCGCAAATGGCCTATTGTCTCGACGTCGCCAAGGACAACGTCGCCGAACACGCCGAGATCGAGGGGCCGAAACTCATGTTGAAGCCGGAGGCCGCGCAGAACATCGGCCTCGCTCTGCACGAACTCGCAACCAACGCGTTGAGCTATGGCGCGCTGTCGCGCCCCGAAGGCGGCATTTCCCTCAAATGGGGCCTCGAGGACGGCAGGCTCGTCATCGAATGGCGCGAGAGCGGCGGGCCGGCGCTCGCCACGCCGCCGCGCGAGGGTTTCGGACACAAGGTCGTCAAGCGCCTCGTCGCGCAGGCGCTCGACGGCGAAGCGACCTTGAGTTTTCCGCCCGACGGGCTGGTCTGGACGCTCTCGATCCCCGCGAGTTTCGCGATGATCCGCGAATAG